AGAAAGCTATAACTGATTTGAAGAGATACAAGAAAATGAATCCCATTTCTCCTGAAGCTACAGTTATATCTAGTTACTTGCATTGGTTACTTGATTTGCCGTGGGGAAAGTACAAAGATGCAAAAATTAACTTAAATGCAGCTAAGAAAATCTTAGATGAAAATCATTATGGCATAGAGAAAGTAAAAGATAGGATAATAGAATTTTTAGCAGTATTAAAAAGAGTAAAAGAGATAAAAGGTCCTATACTTTGCTTGGTTGGACCGCCAGGTGTTGGTAAAACTTCTTTAGCTAAGTCTATGGCAGGAGCAGTAGGAAGAGATTTTGTTCGCATAGCTCTTGGTGGTGTGCGTGATGAGTCCGAGATACGAGGGCATAGGAAAACTTATATTGGCTCAATGCCTGGTAAAATTATTCAACATATGAAAAAAGCTAATTCATGCAACCCGCTTTTTCTGCTTGATGAAATAGATAAGATGGGTTCTGATTCGCGTGGCGATCCTGCATCTGCATTACTTGAGGTTTTAGATACTGAGCACAATAAACACTTTACGGATCATTACTTGGAAGTTGAGTTTGATCTTTCAAGTGTAATGTTTGTAACTACGGCAAACAGCTTAAATTTGCCACATCCTTTGCGTGATAGGATGGAAATTATACAATTGTCCGGGTGTACTGAAGATGAAAAAATCAGTATTGCTACACACCACCTTATTCCGAAGTTAAAGAAGGAGCATGGTTTGTATCAGAAGGAATGGGACATAACTAATGAGGCGTTATACAAGTTGATACGTTTATATACACGTGAAAGTGGTGTGCGGAGTATGGAAAGGGAGCTTGCAAAGCTCATGAGAAAGGCAGTTAAAGAAATATTGACTGATAAAAATAAGAAAATATCCGTAGGGGTTGACAATTTACAAGATTATTTAGGGGTACGTAAATATACCTTTGGTATTGCAGAAAATGAGAGTTTAGTGGGAGTAGTAACTGGGCTTGCCTATACTGAAACAGGTGGTGATATTTTGATGATAGAATCAGTCCTAATTCCGGGCAAGGGAGAAATAAAATACACAGGAAAGCTTGGAGAGGTTATGCAAGAATCTATAAAAGCTGCGTATAGTTATATTCGATCAAATTGTTTGTTTTTTGGTATAAAGCCCGAAAAATTCCAAAATAATGATATACATTTGCATGTACCTGAGGGTGCTGTACCAAAAGATGGCCCTTCTGCTGGCGGCGCGGTATGTACGTCTATTGTTTCTCTTATGACAAATATACCAGTTAACAAAAATGTTGCTATGACAGGCGAAGTGACATTGCGTGGTAGAGTTTTAGCTATTGGGGGCTTAAGAGAAAAATTGCTTGCAGCGCTCAGAGGATCAATCAAAACTGTGATTATACCAAGTGAAAATGAGAAAGATATGCAAGAGATTCCGGCAAGCATCAAAGAGGGGATCAACGTAGTTTTTGCTAAGAATATTGATGAAGTTATGAAAGTTGCTTTAATGCACCCTACTACTCCAATTGATGATAATCAAAATAGTGTGTCTTCCTCTATAGAAAATAAAGATGATACTTTTCCTATGTTGGAAACATTGAAGCATTAGATTAAGAAGATATTATACAGTCTCCATTTCTCTTTTGTCCGGTAAAAACCCACTAACTTGTGCATTCCATAAGGATATGACCTGCTTTGCTGTGATATTATTCATCAATGCCAATTAATTTGAAAAATTTATAGCGCTTTATATTATAATACTTTATCAATCAAAAATAAAAAGAGAAAATGACCGTGCTCAACATACAAAATAATGCTCCACTCTGTAGAAAATGGATATTCTTAGCAGTATGTGCCCTTGCTTGCTCTGGATTGCTGTCAATAATTGTTATTTTTTTACGATTGCCTTTTATCTCCTCTCTCGTTCCTTCTGCACAATATATCTTTGATAATGCGCTGGTGATACACGTGAACTTGTCAATTTTGGTGTGGATGTGCTCTATAATATCTCTGCTCTTTATTATAAACCTACAAAATACCAATAGTTGGTTTAACTTTTCATGGGTTCTATCAACCCTTTCGATGCTGCTCATGTTTATATCCGCATTCGTTCCAAACACTGAAGTTATCAAAAGTAACTATATTCCCGTGTTACAAAACAAATTATTCTTATTTGGTCTTGGTTTGTTTACCACCAGTATATTAGTAAATGCAATGCTAGCATACACATCAAAAAAAGAGGTTTCATTTCTCTCTGTGGGGCAAGTTGGGCTGGTTATTACACTTGTTTCGTCATTTCTTTGCTTTGTTTTAACATATCAAAATATGCCTCCAGGTCTATATCACTCAGATAAGAATTTGTTTTACGAATATCTCTTTTGGGGAGGCGGACATTTATTGCAGTTTGCTTTTACTCAAGGAATGTTTTTAGTCTATTTAATAATGTTAAGCGATGCTAGTTTAGCTTCAAGCAATAAAATTACTATTTTACCACTATTTATAAACACAATTTTGGCTATGGGTGCATCGTTTATATATTTTGTTTATCCAATTGATAGCGCCAAGTTAATACAGTTTTTTACTTGGCATATGAGAATTGCTGGAGCAGTTTTGCCGTGCTTTTTGATAATATTAGTGTGCTGCAACATCAGGACTTTTACTAATGATAAAAGCAACTATTTATTACATTCATTTTTATTGTTCATTTATGGAGATGTGCTTGGAGTGCTGACTATTGAAGGAAATGTCACCATTCCCGCTCATTATCATGGTTCTGTAGTTGGGATCACTATAGCTTTTATGAATTTCATTTATTGGCTGTTACCTAAATTAAACTTTAAAGAGGTAAAAAGTTCCATGGTAAGATTACAGATTTATGCGTACAGTGTGGGGCATTTTCTCCATATTACTGGACTTGTATGGCTTGGTGGATATGGTGCCTTAAGAAAAGTTGCAGATCTGCCAAGTATTTCATCAATGTTGGCACGTGCTTGTTTTATTGCGGGTGGAGCTATATCAGTCATTGGTGGAATGTTGTTCGTAATAATTGTGCTTTTACATCTGTTAAAAGGCAAAGCGCGTACCAACTAACCCATAGAAACGAAAAAACTTACTTGACAAACTCCGCCAGGCCCCTTATTGTAGTAGTAAGGGTATTTATGACTCATTGTTTTTGACCTGCAGGCTCAATGACAAAATTCAGTAAAAAACTCAGGGTATTTATTGGCGGATTACATAAAATTATAGCGGCTGCATGTCTTTTTTATTTTTTCTACATTCAGCCAAATCGCGCTTATTTTAAGCGTTAGCACATTATTACAGCGCCACTTACAGTAATATAGAGTCAAAACTCGCACCACGGGAGTTCTTTGCCTTTTTTTTCTGCCTGGTAAATTTCTTAATGTTTGTAGCTAAAGCAATTTAAGAGACCGAAAATGGTGTCATTCCAGCGCGTGACGCTGGAATCTAGTCTTTATTATGCAGCCACTTATTTAAAGTTAAGTTTTCTGGATCCAAGTAGTCAAGCTACTCGGATGACACCCTCTTGGATGGAAACCAGTGTCAGCTACTTTCATGACACTATGACAACCGTCATCCCGCTGCTTGTTAGCGGGATCTATGCTAAGAGATACCGCGAATGAATCGCGGTATGACGATCTGCGGCAGTATGACGGTTCGCGGCGGTATGACGTAGGATTGCTGTCATCCCGCTGCTTGTTAGCGGGATGGCTTTGTTGCATCGCTACTTATGAAAGGCTAACTATAGCTAGGATTATAAGCAACCTATTGAAAATCTTGTTTTTTTGCAATCAATCTGATCAAATTTAAGAATAGTAATTTATTATTTATATTAATAAACTTAATTCTATTGAAAATAGCTAAAGCATTGAAATTCTTGAATTTTAGCCGGATTAGTGAGTGGTAGTGAAATTTCTTTTACTCAAATTTAGGTATTCACTGACCGTTCTTGTTATAAATACCAGAATAATAAGCTACTGATATTCTCCATCTTTTTTATCTTTAATCCATCATAGCTAGCGATGCAACAAAGCCTAGCGGGATCTATGTGAGATACTGCGGCAGTGTGACGGTTCGCGGCGGAATGACGATAACCTCGTCATCCTGCTACGTGTTAGCGCCATGGCGGTATGACGTCTTAGCTATAGTTAACAATAGAAGCAAAACTCATCCTTTTGAAAGAGGAGGAGATTTTTCTGGATCCTCAGCGGGGATTGATTTTGGATCTGATAATTCTGTATTTACCTTGATTGGCTCTAATGGAGTTTTCTGCTCTTCCGGTTTATCGTCTGGAATTGGAACAGGCCAATCCATAATGTTTTGCGGTATAACTTCTGCTTCTTTAGCTTCTTTTTGACCTGTTGAAGATGGTGTATCAACTCCTGCATTTTTAGTAACTTCTTGTTTTAGTTGTTTATTTTCTTCTTGTAATTGCTTTAAATTTTTCTTTAACTCGTCAATCTCTCTTATTTTTTGTTTTAATTGTTCAGATATAGTTAGTTTGTCTCTAGTCAATTTTTTGTTTTCTTGTCTTAACCCACTAGCTATTCTGCTTGAGTTGTTGTTTACAGCTTGTGTACCTTGGTCTTGCTGCTGCATGCTTGTTCCTCTACTTTCATATTCAACTTCAGTTTGAGTTGCCTGACCTTTTTCCTGCTGTAATATGTTCTGCAGTTGCTCTAGACTCTCTTTGACAGATGCCAGCTCTTCCTGTGTACACGTTAACATCCCTTCCTTTTCCTTAAGCTGTTGTTTAAGCTTATCTATTTCTGATTGTTGCTTTCTGAACGATGTTGAATCTGTACTTTTTGCTCTTAATTGTCTAAATAAATTTTCCTTTTCTTCTGCCAATTTTTCTATTTGCTCAGTCAGCTTATCTTTATTATCGATAAATTCAATCTCAGCTTGTTTTAGTTTACGGGTTAAATTTTCAATATACTCACTATCTTCGTTTTTTACTTCCGAATACTTTGCCCTTAAATCTTGAAGCTTTCCTTCTAATTTCTGGCTCTCTCTTACTATCTGCTGTATCTTTTCATCCTTCTGCTTAATTTCTTTTCTCAAACTCTCTATTTTCTCATTTTTCTCCACTTCTTCTATCTCATCTGCAAGAGACTTTTTACCTATACCAGATTGCTGAATTGCCATTTCTAAATCTTCTTTTTCTTTGTACAGTTGATTTAATTCCTTAACTAACTCTTGATTCTTTAATTGCTCTTTACTCATAAGCGACTCAATTAAAGTACCTTGTTCCTTTATTCCTTGATTTTTTTCAGATATAACTTGCCGTTGTTCATTAACTTCATCTCTCAAGAAGTCACGTTCTAATCTTAGATCCTCAAGCTGCTTTGCCTGCGCTGCAAAATATTTAGCAAATGTTTCTTTTTCTTTCTCTAATTCCTCAATTTCGTCTACTTCACCTTTTGCTCCTTCTTGTTCATGCTCTTCTTCATCACTAGACATATCATCCTCAAATATTTCATCTTCATCACTAAATTTACTAACACTAGAGAAAGAACTTCTACGTGAAGAAGGTGTGCTAGGAGAGGAATACCCACTGCTGCTTGGTGTAGGTGACTGTGGTGATATATGTGGATCTTTTGTAAATATTTCCTCTGCTGGTACTTGCTGATCGTCTACACTCCTGGACATGTCAGTAAAAGCTTGATGCAGAGTTTTTCCATTGATAAAAACTTCTTTATTCTGCTCAACTAATTTTAATATTTTATCTTTTGTTTTCTCTGGTGTGAACTTTAAATCACCAAACTTTGGCTCACCAATGACACTTTGTATACCACTAGAATCCAATTTTACGATCATGCTACAGTCTATGC
This genomic interval from Wolbachia endosymbiont (group A) of Rhinocyllus conicus contains the following:
- the lon gene encoding endopeptidase La; the protein is MNIERAVSSSFTALPVLPLRDVVIFPNIMVPLFIGREKSVNALEYATSSSSHQNEIFLVAQKDGSVDNPEPEDLYEVGVLANIIQPLIKLPDNAVKVIIRGIRRGRVVEYISSHTLLQARVELDNHYKEDEDNIDLEALRRSVIDAFDSWCKLNKKNQPEVAINPIDQIKEVDQLVDTVASHLNIKVSDKQSILEAYDPKERLKKAFAFIEGEISILNAQNRLYKTIKSQVESTQKVYYLNEQLKAIQKELDEFENGDEGNILNEFEKKINETKLSQEAREKAITDLKRYKKMNPISPEATVISSYLHWLLDLPWGKYKDAKINLNAAKKILDENHYGIEKVKDRIIEFLAVLKRVKEIKGPILCLVGPPGVGKTSLAKSMAGAVGRDFVRIALGGVRDESEIRGHRKTYIGSMPGKIIQHMKKANSCNPLFLLDEIDKMGSDSRGDPASALLEVLDTEHNKHFTDHYLEVEFDLSSVMFVTTANSLNLPHPLRDRMEIIQLSGCTEDEKISIATHHLIPKLKKEHGLYQKEWDITNEALYKLIRLYTRESGVRSMERELAKLMRKAVKEILTDKNKKISVGVDNLQDYLGVRKYTFGIAENESLVGVVTGLAYTETGGDILMIESVLIPGKGEIKYTGKLGEVMQESIKAAYSYIRSNCLFFGIKPEKFQNNDIHLHVPEGAVPKDGPSAGGAVCTSIVSLMTNIPVNKNVAMTGEVTLRGRVLAIGGLREKLLAALRGSIKTVIIPSENEKDMQEIPASIKEGINVVFAKNIDEVMKVALMHPTTPIDDNQNSVSSSIENKDDTFPMLETLKH
- a CDS encoding cbb3-type cytochrome c oxidase subunit I → MLNIQNNAPLCRKWIFLAVCALACSGLLSIIVIFLRLPFISSLVPSAQYIFDNALVIHVNLSILVWMCSIISLLFIINLQNTNSWFNFSWVLSTLSMLLMFISAFVPNTEVIKSNYIPVLQNKLFLFGLGLFTTSILVNAMLAYTSKKEVSFLSVGQVGLVITLVSSFLCFVLTYQNMPPGLYHSDKNLFYEYLFWGGGHLLQFAFTQGMFLVYLIMLSDASLASSNKITILPLFINTILAMGASFIYFVYPIDSAKLIQFFTWHMRIAGAVLPCFLIILVCCNIRTFTNDKSNYLLHSFLLFIYGDVLGVLTIEGNVTIPAHYHGSVVGITIAFMNFIYWLLPKLNFKEVKSSMVRLQIYAYSVGHFLHITGLVWLGGYGALRKVADLPSISSMLARACFIAGGAISVIGGMLFVIIVLLHLLKGKARTN